In Nostoc sphaeroides, the genomic window TAACCTATTACAAAATAACTTGGTTCGCGCTAGTGCACTTAATAGATACAAGTGGGGAATAGCAGAAGGAGATGTAAAAGATGATTACAATAAAATTGACAGCAACACTATACAGAGTGTCAATATCCCCTTCCGTCTCAAGGGGCTAAATTCAACTAATACTAACAATCAGATAATACCCTAGATTTGTGGTTAGAATCTGAGTTTTTTTATGTACGTTCTAGAGGGCGTACATAACATGAAAAACTTTTTAGTTTTAGGGACTTCCAGTTAAAAACATTCCATCCTATTTTAGGGGCGCAAGACCTTGCGCCCCTAAAATGTAAAAATCATTTGGGATAATTGATTTTTTGTCAGAAATTCTTTTGTGACTTCAGCTTGTAGAATCTCGGTTTCGCGCTATCGGGGTAAAAATAGCATTTGGCACTCATTATAGCCAATGGACACGGTTGGTTGAAGATCACCTTTTGACCTACTGTGGGTGTGTTTCAAACCCGTAAAGTCACAACTGATTATTCAACAGAGATTAAAAAATGAAGACAAAATTTTCAAAGCTATCTTTTACGATCGCTGCTGCTTTTGTAGCGTCGGCTGGAATTATGTCGGTCAGCAATGCTAGCGCTCAGTCTGAAAGTAGTTTCTTTGTTGCGGACAATGCCACAGTCTCAGGTGATAGCGCTCAGTACCCAGACGACGTGCTTGACCTCAGCCAGTGGAAGCTAACCCTGCCAATCAGCCTGGATTTGCCCCCCAAGTCAAACAGTGCAACAGAAATTAAGCAGCCGCAACTCCAAACCTACCCTCAATCAGAATATTTTCGTCTGAATGCTGCGAAGAATGGTGTGCTTTTTAAAGCGATTGCTGGTGGCGCACGCACCACCAAAAATACCGCTTACCCCCGTTCTGAACTGCGTGAAATGCAGGGTGACGGTACGCAGCCCGCTGCCTGGAGCTGTACGAATGCCAATCATGCCATGTACCTGGAGCAAACCCTGTTGCACACCACCACGAAGAAGCCAGAAGTCACCATCGCACAGATCCATGACTCAAAAAACGATAACCTGATGGTGAAATACTTTGGCCCACCTTTTGCCAACGGCTCGACGGACATCGGCAAGCTTGAAGCCCGCTTCAACAACGACACTATGACTCAGATCCTCGACAGCGCTTATAAGATCGGCGATCCGATGACTATCGACATTGCTGTTACATCCGGTGGCAATGTCACCGTCACCTACAAGAACCAGCGTTCAGGTGTAAGCAATAGTACTGCTACAGTGAAGCTAACAGATATCGTCGGTTCCTGTTACTTCAAAGCCGGCATATATATCCAAGCTTGCTCAAAGAGAGATATTTACAACAACACCAACACTGCGTGCGTGAGCAAAAATCGGTCTGTTGATAGGTCTGAGACTGACCCTTACGCCTACTCGGAAATAGAAGTACGGAATATTACTCTACGCTAATTCCACGCGTCTAATCAGTGTTTAGAAGCTTAAGACTTAAGTACAGGATCGAATGGCACGCTTGTAAAGCCCAAAGGCTTGTGTAGCCTCGTCAAGAGCCTCCAGGCTGGGAATGTATTCAGAATGGGCTGCTGCCTATAGTCAAGCTACTGGAGGCGGAGCCTAAGAGAATGGGTTCCCAGCCTTTAGGCTGGGAACCAGTCAAAGTGGGGACTTCCGCATCCGTTAAAATCATCCATGTTTGGTTTTTCCTCTAAATTGCAAACCCACACTTCAAAAAGTAGTTATTGTTACACACAATCCCAAAAAACGCGGATAACATGAGAAAAATCTCACCCGATAAAGAAGGTGAGGCAAAGTTGTTTATCTTTGTGTCCCTCTAGCAGATGTCTTCCAAGCTATGACTTGTTAAGTAATTATCCTGAAATGGATAAAACTTAATTACTCTTTGTCTAAAGTCTTAGGCAAAAAAGTATCCCAGAAGGGTGATAATTAACTTGACAAATTTCTGTTATTATGCATTATTAACTAAAAGTACAAGGAGTTTGCAATGCATCGACAAATGTGCTGGTTACCTAAATCTGGTGGCAACGGAGAGAAAATTTTGTATTTGCAGACAGAACCGAATCAACCTTGGCGTCCTTACACAGCTTTTAGAGGTTTTACAGTCCCAGATTATCAAATACCAAATGGTTCTAAAGGTTGGGCAACTTATCAAAAACTTCTTAAAGCAGGTTGGACACTAGTACCTAGCGCACGAGCAAATGAGTTCGGCAGCAGCAGCTACGTAGAATCAACGACCCAAAATCAATAGTCATTTGTCATTGGTCATTTGTCATTTGTGATTTTTGGCGTCTGTGCGTCTTCCTAGTCTCTGACTCGCTCACAAACCTCTGGGGGAACCTTCACCGCGAGGATCGGCGGCCCCTTCTAGAGTTCCATCAGATGTGAGAGCGATCGCATTACCATTACCCCAAGGATTAGTTTCCTTTATTTTGTGTCCTCGACGGCGTAAGTCTTGCACAGTGAGAGCATCTAAGCCCCAAGATTCGACGCGCAACTGATCTGGAAGCCATTGATGATGTATGCGTGGAACAGAAACAGCTGCACCAACATCCATGTTGTATTCCAGTACATTTAGGATTACTTGCAAAACCTGGGTGATGATAGTGCTACCACCAGGCGCACCTGCTGCCATGCGGAAATGACCATTTTCTGTGACAATTGTGGGAGTCATGCTAGATAAGGGAGTCTTACGAGGTGCGATCGCATTGGCATCATTACCAACCAAACCAAAGGCATTAGGCACTCCTGGCGCAGAAGCAAAGTCATCCATCTCATTGTTAAGCACAATTCCAGTTCCCGGTGTCACGACACCAGAACCAAAACCAAGGTTAATTGTAAAAGTCAGACTTACGGCGTTGCGTTCTTCATCCACAAGAGGATAGCGACGCTATATAACTTTAGATCAGTTAGGGCAATTACTAGCTAGCTATGGCGTTAGAGTTAACGTTTACCACGCTGCCGACACTAGTTTAGAGCAGTTCCGCAAACAAGCGGCAGAAAATTTAAAACAACCGCAAAACTTCGTTATAGTAAACTATTTACGCAAACAAATTGGTCAAGAAAAAGGCGGATATATTTCAATACGGTTCAGTTAAGCGCTATTTCTACTAAATCGCCGTCTCTATAAGACGCGATAAATCGCCGTCTCTACAAGTGTTTTGGTCTTATCTGAACTGTATTGGGATATATTTCTCATTTAGCAGCATATAATGAGCAAACAGATAGGTTTTTAATTCTTGATGTTTCTCGTTCCAAATATCCACCAGTTTGGGTAAAAACAGCAGATTTATGGAAAGCAATGCTCACAACTGATTCTTCAGTAAATAAAAGCCGTGGCTTTGTATTTGTCAGCAAAATTCGTTGATATAATAATCTGTTCATACAATTGATGAATCCTGCGATCGCCTATCTTCGATGTAAATAATGCGAGCTAGTTATGGATACCGTAATTACACCAGAAAGAATCGAGTTACCACCTGGCGCGGTGTTGAAGCTTTTGGGAGGCTGGAAAGACTATCAAGTATTGAGTCAGCAACTAGGCGATCGCTCGTCGCCTCGCATTAAATATCGAAGAGGAGAGATTTTGCTGATGACACCGCTAACACAGCATGGAAGAGATGCGAGTTTACTGGCA contains:
- a CDS encoding polysaccharide lyase family 7 protein — translated: MKTKFSKLSFTIAAAFVASAGIMSVSNASAQSESSFFVADNATVSGDSAQYPDDVLDLSQWKLTLPISLDLPPKSNSATEIKQPQLQTYPQSEYFRLNAAKNGVLFKAIAGGARTTKNTAYPRSELREMQGDGTQPAAWSCTNANHAMYLEQTLLHTTTKKPEVTIAQIHDSKNDNLMVKYFGPPFANGSTDIGKLEARFNNDTMTQILDSAYKIGDPMTIDIAVTSGGNVTVTYKNQRSGVSNSTATVKLTDIVGSCYFKAGIYIQACSKRDIYNNTNTACVSKNRSVDRSETDPYAYSEIEVRNITLR